In the Thauera sedimentorum genome, one interval contains:
- a CDS encoding response regulator — MSRHILVVDDSLAIRQVVGYTLRSAGYTVTEAVDGEDAYDKASAGAFDMVLTDINMPRLDGLELIARLRAHPNYRATPLLVLSTESSVEAKARGRAAGATGWLVKPFEPRRLLELTARVLC; from the coding sequence ATGTCCAGACACATCCTCGTGGTCGACGACTCACTCGCCATCCGGCAGGTGGTCGGCTACACCTTGCGCTCCGCCGGCTACACGGTCACCGAGGCGGTCGACGGCGAGGATGCCTACGACAAGGCCAGTGCCGGCGCATTCGACATGGTGCTCACCGACATCAACATGCCGCGGCTGGACGGCCTGGAACTGATTGCCCGCCTGCGCGCCCACCCGAACTACCGCGCCACGCCCCTGCTGGTGCTGAGCACCGAGTCCTCCGTAGAGGCCAAGGCGCGGGGCCGGGCGGCGGGTGCCACGGGCTGGCTGGTCAAACCCTTCGAGCCGCGGCGCCTGCTCGAACTGACCGCACGCGTGTTGTGCTGA
- the motB gene encoding flagellar motor protein MotB — protein sequence MSDDSQQPIVVKRIKKGGGAAHGGAWKIAYADFVTAMMAFFLLMWLLGSTAQGDLEGIADHFQNPIKVSLQGGSGVGDSSSVIQGGGEDLTRSLGQVKRGDVQDRRTINLDAATGRQRVPPDVDDLLAQEQRKERARLIDLKGRIEAIIEADPALRPFKDQILMDITLEGLRIQLIDEQNRPMFLSGSANVQPYTRDLLRAIGRALNDVPNRVSLSGHTDSAPYAGGERGFSNWELSSNRANASRREMLAGGLDSGKVLRVVGLADTIHLNREDPRDPANRRISIIVMNKQTEEALRGEGAGQRSVEVGADAPLGGGALLNGAPPSMPSTSPGGAGLPAISR from the coding sequence ATGAGCGACGATTCCCAGCAGCCTATCGTCGTCAAGCGCATCAAGAAGGGCGGCGGCGCGGCGCACGGCGGCGCATGGAAGATCGCCTACGCGGACTTCGTGACCGCGATGATGGCCTTCTTCCTGCTGATGTGGCTGCTCGGCTCCACCGCGCAGGGCGACCTGGAAGGGATTGCCGACCACTTCCAGAATCCGATCAAGGTGTCGCTGCAGGGCGGCAGCGGCGTGGGCGACAGCTCCAGCGTGATCCAGGGCGGCGGCGAGGACCTGACCCGTTCGCTCGGCCAGGTCAAGCGCGGCGACGTGCAGGACCGGCGGACGATCAACCTTGATGCGGCCACCGGTCGGCAGCGCGTTCCGCCCGATGTCGACGACCTGCTTGCGCAGGAGCAGCGCAAGGAGCGTGCGCGGCTTATCGACCTGAAGGGGCGCATCGAGGCGATCATCGAGGCCGATCCCGCCCTGCGCCCGTTCAAGGACCAGATCCTCATGGACATCACGCTGGAAGGTTTGCGCATCCAGCTGATCGATGAGCAGAACCGGCCGATGTTCCTGAGCGGCAGCGCCAACGTCCAGCCCTACACGCGCGACCTGCTGCGCGCCATCGGCCGCGCGCTCAACGACGTGCCAAATCGCGTGAGCCTGTCGGGGCATACCGACTCGGCGCCCTACGCGGGCGGCGAGCGCGGTTTCTCGAACTGGGAGTTGTCGAGCAACCGCGCCAATGCCTCGCGCCGCGAGATGCTGGCCGGCGGGTTGGACTCCGGCAAGGTTCTGCGCGTGGTGGGCCTGGCCGACACCATCCACCTGAATCGCGAGGATCCGCGCGATCCGGCCAACCGGCGGATCAGCATCATCGTGATGAACAAGCAGACCGAGGAGGCCTTGCGCGGCGAGGGTGCCGGCCAGCGGTCGGTCGAGGTCGGGGCGGACGCCCCGCTCGGAGGCGGCGCCCTGCTCAATGGCGCGCCGCCCTCGATGCCCTCGACGTCGCCGGGCGGAGCCGGCCTGCCGGCGATCTCGCGCTGA
- a CDS encoding chemotaxis protein CheA: protein MSLDMSQFYQVFFEETEEHLASIESLLLRVDEQQPSAGDVAEIFRAAHSIKGSSATFGFDDMAGLTHELEDLLDRVRKGALALTRAMIDAGLEAVDVLRNLLDAHRGEVRPDTERATRVRQRIAALAAGTPGVAVAPQAPPVEDGFRGYELAFRLTRVVAGSELLVGNMLDELGRLGELAIIERPDDLQPDGPWRVHLRTRAGEPAVRAVLELVTDPGELQIAETLLSAPQPAVAAPATEEFAEEAEDGSYTLFEPFPSAEVRQPPLAAEAPPALPASASAVDAQAAVADAPAGTLPAAGRTAQDSSIRVSVDKVDQMVNLVGELVITRSILQEVASQVDAEVFDRLMNGLGLLERNTRELQESVMSIRMVSVSMVFARFPRLVRELGARLGKRVRLEMEGEHNELDKSLVERIADPITHLVRNALDHGIEAPAVRRAAGKPEEGRLVLRAAHQGSYILIEVEDDGAGLPRDRILDSARARGLQAHEGMSDGEIWQLICEPGLSTADAVTELSGRGVGMDVVKRNIVALGGQLDIRSTPGRGTRIGVRLPLTLAIVDGLTVGIGDELYVLPLGFVGETLQVQPEAVIKVGGEARMIRVRGDYLPVLELGRVLGVEGAQTDWCAGIMVLIEANGVRAALFVDSLIDQQQVVIKSLEDHFRRLPGFSAATVLGNGKVALILDVAVLVERLRAGQTMAA, encoded by the coding sequence ATGAGTCTCGACATGAGCCAGTTCTACCAGGTGTTCTTCGAAGAGACCGAAGAGCATCTGGCCAGCATCGAAAGCCTGTTGCTGCGCGTCGACGAGCAGCAGCCCTCGGCCGGCGACGTGGCGGAAATCTTCCGCGCGGCGCATTCGATCAAGGGCTCCAGCGCCACCTTCGGCTTCGACGACATGGCGGGGCTCACCCACGAGCTGGAGGACTTGCTCGACCGCGTGCGCAAGGGCGCGCTCGCCCTGACGCGGGCGATGATCGATGCCGGGCTGGAAGCGGTGGACGTGCTGCGCAACCTGCTCGATGCCCATCGCGGCGAGGTCCGCCCGGACACCGAGCGCGCCACGCGGGTGCGCCAGCGCATCGCCGCCCTGGCAGCGGGGACGCCGGGCGTGGCCGTCGCGCCGCAGGCGCCGCCGGTGGAGGACGGCTTCCGCGGGTATGAACTGGCGTTCCGCCTGACGCGGGTGGTGGCCGGCAGCGAACTGCTGGTGGGCAACATGCTCGACGAGCTCGGGCGTCTCGGCGAACTCGCGATCATCGAACGTCCGGACGACCTGCAGCCCGACGGACCCTGGCGTGTGCACCTGCGCACGCGGGCCGGTGAACCGGCGGTGCGCGCAGTGCTCGAACTGGTCACCGATCCGGGAGAGCTGCAGATCGCGGAAACGCTGCTGAGCGCACCGCAGCCGGCAGTGGCGGCACCGGCGACCGAGGAATTCGCAGAGGAAGCCGAGGACGGCAGTTACACCCTGTTCGAGCCTTTTCCGTCTGCCGAGGTGCGACAGCCGCCCCTGGCCGCCGAAGCGCCTCCGGCCCTACCCGCCAGCGCATCGGCCGTGGACGCGCAGGCGGCGGTCGCGGACGCGCCGGCCGGCACCTTGCCCGCAGCGGGCCGGACAGCGCAGGATTCGTCCATCCGGGTCAGCGTCGACAAGGTGGATCAGATGGTCAACCTGGTCGGCGAGCTGGTGATCACCCGCTCCATCCTGCAGGAAGTGGCCAGCCAGGTGGACGCCGAGGTGTTCGACCGCCTGATGAACGGGCTCGGCCTGCTGGAGCGCAACACCCGCGAGCTGCAGGAATCGGTGATGTCCATCCGCATGGTGTCGGTCTCCATGGTGTTCGCGCGTTTTCCGCGCCTGGTGCGCGAGCTCGGCGCCCGGCTCGGCAAGCGGGTCAGGCTGGAGATGGAAGGCGAGCACAACGAGCTGGACAAGAGCCTGGTGGAGCGCATTGCAGACCCGATCACGCATCTGGTGCGCAATGCGCTCGACCACGGCATCGAGGCGCCGGCGGTGCGCCGGGCCGCAGGCAAGCCCGAAGAGGGGCGGCTGGTGCTGCGCGCCGCGCACCAGGGCAGCTACATCCTGATCGAGGTCGAGGACGACGGCGCCGGCCTGCCGCGGGACCGGATACTCGACAGCGCGCGGGCGCGCGGACTGCAGGCGCATGAGGGCATGAGCGACGGCGAGATCTGGCAGCTGATCTGCGAACCCGGCCTGTCCACCGCGGATGCGGTCACCGAGCTGTCCGGGCGCGGCGTGGGCATGGACGTGGTCAAGCGCAACATCGTCGCCCTGGGCGGTCAGCTGGACATCCGCTCCACGCCCGGGCGCGGCACGCGCATCGGTGTGCGCCTGCCGCTCACCCTGGCCATCGTCGACGGGCTCACCGTGGGCATCGGCGACGAGCTCTACGTGCTGCCGCTCGGCTTCGTCGGCGAGACCCTGCAGGTGCAGCCCGAGGCGGTGATCAAGGTCGGCGGCGAAGCGCGCATGATCCGCGTGCGCGGCGACTATCTGCCGGTGCTCGAACTCGGCCGGGTACTCGGCGTCGAGGGCGCGCAGACCGACTGGTGTGCCGGCATCATGGTGCTCATCGAAGCCAACGGCGTGCGCGCGGCGCTGTTCGTCGACAGCCTGATCGACCAGCAGCAGGTGGTGATCAAGAGCCTGGAAGATCACTTCCGCCGCCTGCCGGGCTTTTCCGCCGCAACAGTGTTGGGCAATGGCAAGGTGGCGCTGATACTCGACGTCGCGGTGCTGGTCGAACGGCTGCGGGCCGGGCAGACGATGGCCGCCTGA
- the flhD gene encoding flagellar transcriptional regulator FlhD, protein MDRPDFQAEIRELNLAYLMLAQQMLRSDRETAMYRLGIGAEVADLVEGLSAAKLVRMASSQVLLPRFRFDDSLLAGLMAGNGRDATTSGLHAAIIAASRSAAEQCEGAEQ, encoded by the coding sequence ATGGACCGCCCCGACTTTCAGGCCGAAATCCGCGAGCTGAACCTCGCCTATCTCATGCTCGCGCAGCAGATGCTGCGCAGTGATCGCGAAACCGCGATGTACAGGCTGGGCATCGGCGCCGAGGTGGCGGACCTGGTGGAGGGGCTGAGTGCCGCGAAGCTGGTACGCATGGCCAGCAGCCAGGTGCTGCTGCCGCGCTTCCGCTTCGACGACAGCTTGCTGGCCGGTTTGATGGCGGGCAACGGGCGCGACGCGACGACGTCCGGCCTGCACGCGGCGATCATCGCAGCGTCGCGTTCGGCCGCAGAGCAGTGTGAGGGAGCAGAACAATGA
- the flhC gene encoding flagellar transcriptional regulator FlhC, producing the protein MKNKSIIQEAEDIQRAVEMVRLGARMQMLEAETKLSRERLLKIYKEVRGVSPPKGMLPFSTDWFMTWQPNVHSSLFMGFYRFFSERAGLKGLESILKAYHLYLDHIESDGLEPVLSLTRAWTLVRFYDADLIQMAPCTCCGGHYVAHAYDPTQNFVCGLCNMPSRAGKTKRAAKKAKAEIA; encoded by the coding sequence ATGAAGAACAAGAGCATCATCCAGGAAGCCGAGGACATCCAGCGCGCAGTGGAAATGGTGCGTCTGGGTGCCCGCATGCAGATGCTCGAGGCGGAGACCAAGCTCAGCCGCGAACGCTTGCTGAAGATCTACAAGGAAGTGCGCGGCGTGTCGCCCCCGAAGGGCATGCTGCCGTTCTCCACCGACTGGTTCATGACCTGGCAGCCGAACGTGCATTCCTCGCTGTTCATGGGCTTTTACCGCTTCTTCAGCGAGCGTGCCGGGCTCAAGGGGCTGGAATCCATCCTCAAGGCCTACCACCTGTACCTGGACCACATCGAGTCCGACGGCCTGGAGCCGGTGCTCAGCCTGACGCGGGCCTGGACGCTGGTGCGCTTCTATGACGCCGACCTGATCCAGATGGCGCCGTGCACCTGCTGCGGCGGCCACTACGTCGCCCACGCCTACGACCCCACGCAGAACTTCGTCTGCGGGCTGTGCAACATGCCTTCGCGTGCCGGCAAGACCAAGCGCGCGGCGAAGAAGGCCAAGGCCGAGATCGCCTGA
- the motA gene encoding flagellar motor stator protein MotA yields MLLIVGYVIILAASVGTYAVHGSLMALWVPLEYLAIFGLMIGGFVASNTGRSMKATLKAIPSALKGSPYNKAMYMDLLAMMYEILAKVRKEGLMSIENDVDNPDSSPIFSKYPSVMADHHAIEFLTDYLRMMVGGNLNAFEIENLMDMEIETHHTEAHGPAHGVAKVGDALPAFGIVVAVMGVVNVMGSVGEPPAVLGKMIGGALVGTFLGILLSYGFVQPIAGQLEQKVEEGGKIYQCMKVVLLASMNGYAPQVAVEFGRKVLFSTDRPTFSELEEDIKARKG; encoded by the coding sequence GTGCTACTGATTGTCGGATATGTGATCATCCTTGCCGCATCGGTCGGCACGTACGCGGTTCACGGCAGCCTGATGGCGCTGTGGGTGCCGTTGGAATACCTCGCCATCTTCGGCCTCATGATCGGCGGCTTCGTTGCCAGCAACACCGGCCGCAGCATGAAGGCGACGCTCAAGGCCATACCCTCGGCGCTCAAGGGTTCGCCCTACAACAAGGCCATGTACATGGACCTGCTGGCGATGATGTACGAGATCCTCGCCAAGGTCCGCAAGGAAGGCCTGATGTCCATCGAGAACGATGTGGACAACCCCGATTCGAGCCCGATCTTCTCCAAGTATCCAAGCGTGATGGCCGACCATCACGCCATCGAGTTTCTCACCGACTACCTGCGCATGATGGTGGGCGGCAACCTCAACGCCTTCGAGATCGAGAACCTGATGGACATGGAGATCGAGACCCATCACACCGAGGCGCACGGCCCGGCGCATGGCGTCGCCAAGGTGGGCGACGCGCTGCCGGCCTTCGGTATCGTGGTGGCGGTGATGGGCGTGGTGAACGTCATGGGCTCGGTGGGCGAACCGCCCGCCGTGCTGGGCAAGATGATCGGCGGCGCGCTGGTCGGCACCTTCCTCGGCATCCTGCTTTCCTACGGCTTCGTGCAGCCGATCGCCGGCCAGCTGGAGCAGAAGGTGGAAGAGGGCGGCAAGATCTACCAGTGCATGAAGGTGGTGCTGCTCGCCAGCATGAACGGCTACGCCCCGCAGGTCGCGGTGGAATTCGGCCGCAAGGTGCTGTTCTCCACCGACCGCCCGACCTTCTCCGAGCTGGAGGAGGACATCAAGGCGCGCAAGGGTTGA